In Glycine max cultivar Williams 82 chromosome 4, Glycine_max_v4.0, whole genome shotgun sequence, the genomic stretch aaagaaaataaaaaaatgcaaatggcaatctagttaaaaattaaaaaaaatggttcattaaaaagtaaataaaaaatcatttgacatattaatatttttttctcgtaTACAAAATATCCATCAATTTTAGCAGTGATTAATTTCTGTTAGAAAACCTGTGGGATATATTTTTAGGAATCTTTCCTTCCAAAATTATGATATATTAGTTAAGGTGAGTGCTAATAAcacattttctaatattttatttttattggttaaaaattattataaaattatgagtgaagtttattaaataaattgtaagaaaaataaaattttacaacttctaacaaatttcaagaaaaactagaaagtgTACTAGAAAGAATATATCAAATATTGTATTATTAGAATTTATCATgggattataaattaattattgatgcgTATTACTAAAAGTGACTCAAATTGTTGTAACATCGCTTCAAGGCATACAAGAGATgtagtataaattttatgagtTTGAAAGAGAATGAATATAAATCTTAGCATACATAAAAAGGGTTCTATTAAATTATTAGCTGCTTCTTTCAAGGATATGTTGTTTAAATGTCGTACGATGGTGTTGtataatattgatattgataatcaaatatattttttggttcaAAGCCATTCCAAACCTATGGTATTTTTTGGTAGAATACCACCATACCAGGCTGGCAGGCTCGAAGTATGGAGCTCTTCAAGCCCAACAAGGAGACGGATACAAAGCAGCGACCCCGGAGAGAACAAAGAATCAatgaattcaattcaatttaagtCCACTCAAAtcaataaatagttaaatactatctcctatcatatttattaaaaaaacaagtgataatatattttatattttaacttgtTTCTTATTAATATATGTCAAGAAATTAATTAGTAGAAAACAAATTTAAGACCGGAGGGAGTACTGGTTCCTATATGATATCaagtgagagaaaaataaatttggagAATGAACAATGAATTAATTCAACTTAGTTTTAGTACATATacttaaatcaataaatatatgtCAAAGAACTAACTAATAGAAAACATAAACGACAGCTAATTTACCAACAagttttgatattttgttattaaaatgaACTTACTCGAGAAATGGAAAATGACCTCTAGCACACAAATTAGTCAATTTACTGTCATTACACTGTCCCTTGGAAATTTTACCTTAGCATTTAATGTATTATGTGTTTGTTTTAATGATTGGCAACATAATTCGTGCTTTTATAATTGGACAATGGTCGAGAGTATTCAATTACTTAAGGGTTGTCTGTATATGTCAAACTAGTTTATAAGCTACTCAAAGTAATTtttgcatatatttttaataatatctcAACAAATATTTGGAGATTTATCTTTTTAAGAATATAGAGGTATCAAAATAAGTACAAcctataataatttttcacatAAATGTAACCAAAATCAAACCTAGATGAACATGTTATCTGCTGATTTTATGAACCTTGtcgattaaaaataattgaggaTGAAAAGTTAGAAAGGTAACCGGGGAAAGGGGCGAAAAAAGAATATTGTTcgtattatttattatgttttaaaaggAAATTGTCAACAACAAGTCTGAGAGGGCGTGGGTCAAATCCCACTTCTGACAAAACCCTTGTTTCAATTTCTCTGTGTTATTTTCAATCTTTTACTGGGCTAGAAATCTCCTTAGGCCGAATTGCATGGGGCTTTTAAGATTCTTAATGGCACGTTCCAAACCGGGAAAAGATACGTATTATGTAGTCCGAAAAATTATGGAAAgcattaccttttttttttttttccttttgtatataataaatatggACACTTCTACAGATAAAAATCCGACTTCATTTGTAAGATTGTGAGAGGCTAATCCTGCTGGACAGTACagtcttttgaatttgaattcttcttatttgtttttttaagtgttCTTATTAGTTACTACCTCatcttttatataagaaataaatgagagcattttattcatttcaattataagaaacataatTATGTAGTATTGTAAAAATGTTATAATAGAAATAACAATTTCTTTCCCTTTCCATTGTTGATATTTAGTATATGTCGGCTGTTTATGTTGGGGACTTTTGTCTTGTACGGACTATTATGAACGTGAAGAGAACTTTTCTGATTGCTCACGACTTTCTTTCATTAGTTTTACAAAATGGTATTAAAATCGTCTAATTTGTGTGATTTCGTGAAGAATCATACCATCCAGGTTCACATTAGAATTAGGCATGGCAATGGGTGCAAACCAACGAGATCCGCCTGGGACCCGCTCTGATTTcgacaaaaaaaatttgaattgatcgGATCAGATTCGATTTTTTAAGAGAGTCGAGGATGAGATTATTAATACCTGATCGAATCGTCCCTGAATCCGTcccgttaataattaatttacaaaaatatcattatatatatataacatactaAAATATAGAActattgaattgaattttatgttactgttgaattgaattttatattactgttgcattgaataaaaatatgttataattattatttaaaattatatttttccttatatgaaattatatttttttataaaattttataaatatatcgaGAACGAAACGGGACGGAGAAAATCCAACCGGGTCAAGGGCAAGGATGGGATAAATCTATATCCCATTGAGTTTGTGAGGCAAGGGCACAAAAAATGGAGAGTGGGAGAGATTGCGTAAGCAAAATCCGATCTCGACCTTTCCCTTTCGTTATCATGCCTAATTGGAAAACAAAACTAGTCATTTCTTGTGCAAGAAGGATTTATTCTGCAGGTCTGAAGACGCAATTCTAGCCCATCATTACCTACTTTAATTTACTGGCATGTGTGTCAATCATGCAAGCGTGATTATTCAATATTTGCTGCAACAACATtagatatattatgttattttcgtTTATTTTGGGCTAAAACTCTGCtcaagaaaaaaatgtgaaaatcaTTCTCAAGGCAGATTGGCGGGTCTTCCTTTTGCTGTTTTTTACATAATTGTTTGTGATACAATGTTGTTGACAATTGTTgggatttttttaaatgtcaaaTTGTTGTaccttcaaagagaaaaaaaaaatccatgctCATGGGACCAGCCAATTTAATCTCTTGAGCTGATTTTTTTATTCCGATTATTTAATTGTTCACAACATATAACAAATGATCAAATATGAATAGATATACATAAATTAGGATTCCAAGGGGATAACTTGCATAGAAGGAAAACAAGACAAGCGAAGTAGGTTGCAAATTGCATTGTCTTTTTTTGTGGTGCCATGACATTGCCACCCTCCTTACCTACCATTTATTCAGGTCCGTGTTGAAACTGAATCAAAAGAGACAGAAATGGGCATGGGCCTGGGCCAATTATACTAAATAAGGAATTATTATGGAACCCTATCCTTCTAAAAAGCTTAAAAGTAAGATATAAATGCAATAAGGGAAATACTTAATGCTACTAACAAATACTGCAATATTTTGACGAAAAGAGTTTTCATAACAATCGCATAAATTTCgtcaaattcattttaatttaaatttatccaaTCAAATGTAAACAAATCATTTCGTGCTTATTTCGTACTTAATATGATCGTACTGTTTAGCATTGTTCATGCAATAAATAGGTCTTGAAGTTGGATGCATAATGTTGGGATAAGTGGTGGCACGAATGACTACGTGACCACGCCGATGACGAAAGCAACCAAGCCAATAGTGTACACTGCACAAACACTATCTCATCTCATCTCAtctcataaataataaagtgaGTTCCGTATGTCCATCGCCAAGGTATTATCTCAAAGGAACTTAAGTTAAGCATTGACGcgataatgtataaaaaaaaaaaaatatggtacTATAATCCAAAAGCAGAAGCAACAATTTTCAGCATCAGTATTTGACTTTAAACTTTGAGCTCTCTTCTTGTTTTTAAGAATGTGCGTGCAGGGGTGATTTGAGAAGTACCCCCCCAACAATATGAGAATATAGGATATTAGGATGCATCATTTTAGTAAGAAAAAACTCATAAATGGACATTTATATATTCCCTGCTAGTAAATGATATGTGAACTTCAACTACTCATAAATCAATTGAGCATGCCAAAAGTCAAGAGTTGCCCTAAACCATTTAGTTTATTGGCGAGTGAAAGGTTTTAACACTACACTAGAAATTCAACCCAAGCTTGCATGCATATACCCCGATTTTCACAAATAGGTTGACTTGAGTTAGtagaattatattatataataaaacaatactAAAGATACATTCAAACTAGAAATGATAAGATGTTGTTTGATTTAAGAAAAGGCTTATAAAGTATTTTACTTTCACGGTTTCACtgttattatttgaaaaattatactttCCTTTTTGTATGTTCTGCAGGCGGCAGAAACAACATGAATAAATACGCTGTAATTTAACTACTATAATAAAGgatgatataaattatttaacgcTTACTATATGTCCTAATTGTAAACCCAATCGGAGGCTTTCTTCGTTACCCTTGGATGGTGGGTGTAAATTatcaacaagtaataaaaaaattcgtAATCACTATAACCTATAAAATGGAAATACAAAATCGAGGATAAGATGTAGAAGTAGCACCAACCACAAGGCACTAACTAAAAGGGTGATCCAAAAATCCGATGATAGAATAGCCTTTCAGATTAATAAACGCTTGGTTCTAGACGATTGCTAGATTACACCGCTTAATGCCAAATCAAACTGTGGATAGAAGCACaccacattttatttattttattttgaaaaatataaacgtCCACCCCATTTTGGGTGGATTGGGTGGAGGGAAGAGAGATGGagagcaaaagaaaaaatacagaaaaaaattataaatgtgataaaaaaaatgtatatagatagaaagaaaaataggataaaaatgaGTTATGAGAAAGTGGAATGTAggagtattaatttttttaaggatttaAGTTATCACATTTGCAATCAGAGCAGTCCCATGAGAATATCTAATAAAGATAAAACTAGATTAATGTAGATAATatctattatttaatatatttttttaaaaaaataaaaattatttgaacctaaaaattacttaaaagcttgttatcataaaaaaaataagtacataattttatgaaatttataatgaatttaatataatatattatttaattaagtagATTCGTTACTTTTTTTctgaatatataatttcaagTCTGACAGCTTTAGTTAATTAaaccttatttaataaataaaattaagttaaaataaccttaaagcaaatcaagtcaaaagcctgcGGCAAAGAGTGggactaaaaaattattgtaaatttgcAATTGCTCATCAAAATGATGGCAAAAATCCTTGTAATTTACCACCACCCAGAAGCATTCCAGACACGGGACCTTATGTTATGTTGTCcttcatattatttttgtttgtcctCCTTTATCGTTTATATAAATGTCAAATTTTTCGATAGTGAAAGAGAGCGAAGAAGTGATGAAAACTGAAATGTAATGAgtgcaagagaaaaaaatgcaaagtgattaacaaaattttgtgtATATGTTGCGTTGAATGCATGAATATCCTCCCGAGATTTGTGTCTTCAAAATAACTTGAATAGTGTCATGCCAGTAGCATATTGAAAATAGAAGGCAGTAAAATGGTACTAGTACTTGTGGTCATTATGTTGTCTATTATTCCGAACCAATAAATGAATCCCATCGCCCATAACACAGAATTCTATACTATATAAACAAGAAAATTACAAGGAAAGAAATCATTTAATAGCCCTACCACCTTTCCTCCATATAGTATGTTGTTTAATTTGGGGGGATGTTCACTCTTCAGTCTTCACCAATGAGCCACAATAGCCATAGCTTTTAACATCGGATTCTGCTTTTTGAGGGGTCCAggacaaaaacaaaacacttgTGTTGTATTGTAAGGTGGTGGAGTTCCATCAATGAATGCATTTTAAAATGACGTGCATGCTTGTGAGTGAGTAGTGACTATGGTTGCAACTTGTGTGGGCCACGCGGACGTAGTAAATTAAACAAGTGGTGGATAGGGTCCCACCATTTTTTAGGCACAAAAACATGGACATGGGCCTAGTTAGTAGAGGTGGCACAAGAGCCAAACAGCGATGGTGATACTAACAAAGCCCGCAATGGTTTGAGATTCCGGCCCATGGGTACTACCTGCGGACCATAATTCACTTTCATCCATGCTACCTACATATACCATTGTGCCGTTGTTAAGTTGCGGCGACCCAGAAGCAGAAGCCGAAGCCGAGCCACTACTATCTGATTTAGGGTTTTGCCCTTGCCACGATTTCTGACTGCAGATCCACAAATGACGATAATAAGTGACAAATGCTAGGACAATACTTAAGgaaaaagtataaatatttttattgtgacATAAAATATTACATTGTTCGTGATTATTTTTAGGttttcttatgatttttatattaaatatttttttcgtttACTCCTTAATCAATGTCCTAAATACAATCGTTAATAAGACGGAAATAAATATGTGATTGGACACGGTTTCCAAccagaagataaaaaataaaaaataaaaataagaaacgaATTCCGGACGTATCAACATGTGATTCCAACATTACTAAGCCCTAGTaatagtttatttaattatgaatgaATGAACTAGATACTAGAGCTGCCTAATTTTGAGAGTTTTGCCCAAAGATGAGTGAACATCTCATGTgcagtaaataataatatacccTGCTAAATTCAACTTATTGAGATGCGATGGCagaaaaaaactattataataGTTGTATTAGCCACTTCCCTTAGCCTTTCGTCAAAATATGGTCCCCTGCCAACATGTGGAATTCTGAAGTAGGATATGCAGTATAACACTATATGAGAGTCTTTTAATCATTTACTAAagttaagaaatttaattaattgaagtaatattattaaatttgtcattgatatattattattattttaaaattatccttaAAGTTATATAAAGATTACAACAAACTTTTaagaaatatcataaaaaatatacgagccaaacaattaaatttgataGATTGTGTGAAATATGGTTTTAGTTTAACAATCATTTTCTGCCACAAATTTTTAgagtaaaatttcattttctttttatttagagTTTCCTGCGTTAAATGAAGAATGTGCTATCGACCTTTCTATTCAATCTCAATTATTTGAGTTAGAATTAATTGGCTACCCGTTGGTTTTACTCTCACATTAAAAAAGAATCTAAGCAACACCTACTGTGTGAATGGAcatgttttaaaacaaaaaaaaaaaaaaagtacatacataatgaaataattatacaaaacaccaaagtcatatacatacaaaatgacgtaatgaataaatatatatttatattaaaattaaaataaattaacaatttagtTTATTGCAAGTTGCAACTTAGCTTTTAAATCCATTTGTGTGCATgaactaatttttaatatataaaattgtattgttttaattttagtctcttgAAGAATAACCTAATAGTACcttctaaaaaaaagaataacttaatacaaatttataaattttatgggTATTTATATTCAGGACTAAAATCTAgactaattatgtatttttctaaaaagaggtcatataatttattcattttaatcttacttatttatattaattataatagttaatatttatttgtgacACTACTGTTAAGTAAAAATGGCTTCTCGTTTTAGTTACTGTTCTTGCCTTTACAAGTACACAAAAACGCCGTTATTTCGTCGTTATCGAAGTGAAAAGTTGTTGTAAcgtaaaatgaaaaaacaaatcaGAGCAGAAAATGCGTGAATCCCAGTTCCCACAACGTTCATATTTCGCTGTAAAGACGAAACTACCCTTTTTTACCGTtaaagtaaaaagcaaaaaataccTGGGGTTACTGCTAGGAGAAGGACAAAAAGTGATGGTGTAAGCCGCAGCAGAAGCGCACGTAAACGTGCTGGTCTTGTCATCGTACGCGTAGCTGTAGGCGCGTGGGCAAGCGTTCTTGAAAATCTGCGAGTAAGGCGAAGGCTTGCAAGTGGTGGGCGACCCATACGCGCCGCTGCAGCAATACTGCGGGGACCCGAACGCCTCGCACGCGCTCTTACACGCCACGCTCTGTTTCCCATCCACGCTCGTAACCCTAAGCTCCGAAGGACACGCGCCGTTCAGGTCCCCAACGCACCCAGTGCTCGTGCAGTTATCGCCGGAGCCACCCTGGGGAGCCACCAGCATCGGCACGTTGTAACCGTCCACGAGGCTCACGTCGAAGAAATCGAGGCCTCCGGCGCCGTCGAGAGTGAACTCGGCTAAGGTAGCAGGCGGCGTGGCGGCGTTTCCGGCGCATTCGAGCTTGCCGGAGCCGCAATCGCCGCTGAGGCAAGAGAATTTTCCGGCGGAGTCTTGCGTGCAGAGTGTGCGGCCCCAGAAACGGCCACCCCAAGAGGTTGGAGCGGTTACGGTTTTGGACTCTCCGGTTTGAAGAACGAAACCTGTTGTTGGAAGCGTGGCGATTCCTGCGTTTGAGAGAATGCCTGGCCACACTGTGTAGTCGCATTTGTTAACCAGTGTGAACGATGTTGTTGCTACTACACCTGcaccaaaattaattaattactatagTTTCAATTTCGGTTTCTAGTTACTTGCGATTTTGATTATGTGTATGGTTAATAGTCAATTACCTGATACTAACAGATGAAGTGTTAGTAAAAATGGAAATGCTAGTGTTAACTGATCCATGTTAAGTGGggatattctaaaaaataaagatgatcGAAATCTGGTGGGTTTGTTAAATGGAACTTGGGCAGGGATGATGGGTATTTATAGGGGAATAATTTTGCAAagtgtttaaaagaaaaaagatctaCAAAAATGTGATATATATCATTCCCTACAAAATACGAATGATTTTACCCGGCTTTTCTGTTCGGTGGGGTGGTAACTTGTAAGCCTGGCTGAAGGGAAAAACGAGTATCAAATCTTGTAACACTCTGGttccatttattttatttaggccGAACTACTGAGGATAGATTtgagtaagtttttttttattagaagtatttttaagaaaataaaaaaatgagtttttctattaattaaccattaattaatttgtaaaaattttcTAGTATACtttctttaaaagataaaaagatatctactaattatttaatgattaGACAATACAAAACTCATTTTATCATATGAAAAAACTatctcattgtttttttttctcttgaaaatacttataaagaaacttatccaaaaaaaatattaattttcttttaaagatgTAAGATGTTGTTCATTTAACTATTGGAAGTAATAAAATTTTtgaataaattgtaattttggttcTCTCCATAATTTCAAA encodes the following:
- the LOC100780102 gene encoding pathogenesis-related thaumatin-like protein 3.5; translation: MDQLTLAFPFLLTLHLLVSGVVATTSFTLVNKCDYTVWPGILSNAGIATLPTTGFVLQTGESKTVTAPTSWGGRFWGRTLCTQDSAGKFSCLSGDCGSGKLECAGNAATPPATLAEFTLDGAGGLDFFDVSLVDGYNVPMLVAPQGGSGDNCTSTGCVGDLNGACPSELRVTSVDGKQSVACKSACEAFGSPQYCCSGAYGSPTTCKPSPYSQIFKNACPRAYSYAYDDKTSTFTCASAAAYTITFCPSPSSNPSQKSWQGQNPKSDSSGSASASASGSPQLNNGTMVYVGSMDESELWSAGSTHGPESQTIAGFVSITIAVWLLCHLY